A DNA window from Polyangiaceae bacterium contains the following coding sequences:
- the rodA gene encoding rod shape-determining protein RodA, whose protein sequence is MSRADRVGFRSGLQVDMPLLLCIVAIATLGVVNLYSATSVYIDAGRRAGLADIYVSQVYWIVVGGLMGITVAVIDYRHFERLAYFLYAGGIVSLGLVFVLGADIRGSSRWIQLGSFSFQPSEFMKVLVVLAIAKYLHDDARTEPRTLFDLSPAFLLTGLPVALVMAQPDLGTSLVILLTVGTILAMVKIRRRSLAILVITAVSAPPIFWRYLMKDYQKARITSFLDPESDKTGAGWHAFQSKTAIGNGGLTGDGFMQGTQNQFGFLPDQHSDFPFAVFAEDWGFAGSAVLLALYCFLCIWAVHVASQSKDRFGAAVAIGVGALVFWHTTFNVGMAMGVLPVVGVTLPLFSYGGSSVVTVLVSLGLLMNVSMRR, encoded by the coding sequence GTGAGCCGAGCAGACCGAGTTGGCTTCCGCAGCGGGCTGCAGGTGGACATGCCTCTGCTGCTCTGCATCGTCGCGATCGCGACGCTTGGAGTCGTCAACTTGTACAGCGCCACCAGCGTCTATATCGACGCGGGACGTCGCGCGGGCCTAGCGGACATCTACGTCTCCCAGGTCTACTGGATCGTCGTCGGAGGTCTGATGGGGATCACCGTAGCGGTGATCGACTATCGCCACTTCGAGCGGCTCGCCTACTTCCTGTACGCGGGCGGCATCGTGTCCCTGGGGCTGGTGTTCGTCTTGGGCGCGGACATCCGCGGCTCTTCTCGCTGGATCCAGCTGGGAAGCTTCAGCTTTCAGCCCAGCGAGTTCATGAAGGTGCTGGTGGTGCTCGCGATTGCAAAGTACCTGCATGATGACGCTCGAACGGAGCCGAGAACGCTCTTTGACCTGTCGCCGGCTTTTCTGCTGACGGGCTTGCCAGTCGCCTTGGTGATGGCACAACCGGATCTGGGCACGTCCCTCGTCATTCTCCTCACCGTCGGGACCATCCTGGCGATGGTCAAGATTCGGCGAAGAAGTCTGGCCATCCTGGTCATTACCGCAGTGAGCGCTCCTCCCATCTTCTGGCGCTACCTGATGAAGGACTACCAGAAGGCGCGCATCACCAGCTTTCTGGATCCCGAGAGCGACAAGACTGGCGCGGGCTGGCACGCCTTCCAATCCAAGACGGCGATTGGCAATGGTGGACTGACGGGTGACGGGTTCATGCAGGGAACCCAGAATCAGTTCGGTTTCCTCCCCGACCAGCACTCGGATTTCCCCTTTGCGGTGTTCGCTGAGGATTGGGGCTTCGCAGGCAGCGCGGTGCTGCTGGCGCTCTATTGCTTCCTCTGCATCTGGGCCGTGCACGTCGCCAGCCAGTCCAAGGACCGGTTTGGAGCTGCGGTTGCCATCGGGGTGGGTGCTTTGGTGTTCTGGCACACCACTTTCAACGTCGGTATGGCGATGGGCGTGCTGCCAGTCGTGGGCGTGACCCTCCCGTTGTTCTCCTATGGCGGGTCGAGCGTGGTCACGGTTCTCGTGTCGCTCGGTCTGCTGATGAACGTTTCGATGCGCCGCTAG
- the mrdA gene encoding penicillin-binding protein 2 has product MTILVQRSDVGEFRKRYRWMVLILLCTFFALAGRLAQLQVIEGELHRSQARRNIVGEVTLATTRGVIRDAYGKVLAANRPSYNVYVVPGQLDMQQTWPRLVQLMELEAADAAELKTRIVDLQKAEGSRPMQQTLLKVDVDRDVVGRLKTHEASLRGVEVAPAPVRYYPFGELAAHMVGYMREIDPETLSRLEGRGYRAGDRLGAIGVERRWESYLQGQRGWRKVLRGHRRSSQEGLEEKYLEEPRRLEPVPGRDVSLTIDIELEKSIERAMRGQLAGAVVVVDVRTGRVLAALSKPSFDPNVVSGGGGKKAVREAFRRLYTDPLKPTLDKTISAAYPPGSTYKPFSAFAALADKLINPSMQVDCRGGYEYGRRFFRCTGVHRHVNLHEAIVRSCNTYFYSVGEKVHIDRLARVGMDFGFGTKTGIGVNPEARGRMPTRAWYTRRYKGAFRGGFTLLAAIGQGASTVTVMQLALAYGALANGGTLYQPQVVRSIETSDGTVVQEFPPRVRRTVELIPDHLTRIRRGLAGVVTEREGTAHDENLVGVDMAGKTGTAQVSHVTPRGVDPGKVWYFNRDHAWFAGYAPAESPEIAIVVLVEHGGGGGKNAVPVASRVVRDWQKLSEKRLSAHAGSTKRTTKRSTL; this is encoded by the coding sequence ATGACGATCCTGGTGCAGCGATCGGACGTCGGCGAGTTTCGCAAGCGCTACCGCTGGATGGTGCTGATACTGCTGTGCACGTTCTTCGCCCTGGCCGGTCGCCTGGCGCAGCTACAGGTGATCGAAGGCGAATTGCACCGGTCGCAGGCGCGCCGCAACATCGTTGGCGAGGTGACGCTGGCGACCACGCGGGGCGTGATTCGCGACGCCTACGGTAAGGTGCTCGCGGCCAACCGCCCCAGCTACAACGTGTACGTCGTGCCAGGTCAGCTGGACATGCAGCAGACCTGGCCGCGCCTGGTGCAGTTGATGGAGCTGGAAGCAGCAGATGCTGCGGAGCTCAAAACTCGCATCGTCGATCTGCAGAAGGCCGAAGGCAGCCGCCCCATGCAGCAAACCTTGCTCAAGGTCGATGTCGACCGCGACGTGGTCGGTCGGCTTAAAACCCATGAGGCGTCGCTGAGGGGCGTGGAGGTCGCACCGGCCCCCGTGCGCTATTACCCTTTCGGCGAGCTGGCCGCGCACATGGTGGGCTACATGCGGGAGATCGATCCCGAGACCCTGTCGCGCTTGGAGGGGCGTGGCTATCGCGCGGGGGATCGACTCGGGGCCATCGGTGTCGAGCGGCGCTGGGAGAGCTACCTACAGGGACAGCGAGGGTGGCGCAAGGTGTTGCGCGGGCATCGGCGGAGCAGCCAGGAAGGCCTCGAGGAGAAATACTTGGAGGAGCCTCGGCGGTTGGAGCCAGTGCCCGGCCGCGACGTGTCCCTGACCATCGACATCGAGCTGGAGAAATCCATCGAGCGTGCGATGCGCGGACAGCTCGCGGGCGCCGTGGTCGTGGTCGACGTGCGCACGGGCCGCGTGTTGGCAGCACTGAGCAAACCGAGCTTCGACCCGAACGTGGTGTCCGGGGGAGGCGGCAAGAAAGCGGTGCGCGAAGCTTTCCGCCGGCTGTACACGGATCCCCTCAAGCCAACGCTGGACAAGACCATTTCTGCCGCCTACCCGCCGGGCTCGACCTACAAGCCTTTCAGTGCCTTCGCGGCGTTGGCAGACAAGCTGATCAATCCCAGCATGCAAGTGGATTGTCGCGGCGGCTACGAGTACGGCCGCCGCTTCTTCCGTTGCACGGGTGTACATCGGCACGTCAATCTGCACGAAGCAATCGTCCGCTCCTGCAACACCTACTTCTACTCGGTGGGAGAGAAGGTTCACATCGATCGCCTGGCGCGTGTGGGCATGGATTTCGGATTCGGCACCAAGACGGGTATCGGTGTCAATCCCGAGGCGCGCGGGCGCATGCCCACCCGCGCTTGGTACACCCGGCGTTACAAGGGGGCATTCCGAGGCGGCTTCACGCTGCTGGCCGCGATCGGTCAGGGCGCGTCCACCGTGACCGTGATGCAACTCGCGCTCGCCTACGGCGCGCTGGCCAACGGCGGCACTCTCTATCAGCCCCAGGTCGTGCGTAGCATCGAAACCAGCGACGGCACCGTGGTGCAGGAGTTCCCGCCACGAGTACGGCGCACCGTGGAGCTGATCCCTGATCACCTCACCCGCATTCGCCGCGGCCTGGCGGGAGTGGTGACGGAACGGGAAGGCACGGCGCACGACGAGAACCTGGTCGGCGTCGACATGGCGGGCAAGACGGGCACGGCGCAGGTCAGTCACGTCACTCCGCGCGGTGTCGATCCGGGCAAGGTCTGGTACTTCAACCGCGACCACGCTTGGTTTGCCGGCTACGCCCCAGCGGAGTCTCCTGAGATAGCCATCGTGGTGCTGGTGGAGCACGGCGGCGGCGGTGGCAAGAACGCCGTGCCTGTCGCCTCCCGGGTGGTGCGCGACTGGCAAAAACTGTCGGAGAAGCGACTGTCCGCCCATGCGGGTTCCACCAAGCGGACCACGAAGCGGAGCACCTTGTGA
- the mreD gene encoding rod shape-determining protein MreD translates to MRNVAFIAVGFLLLLVQANLYRVLGPLGLHGATPSLVLPLLIFLGVHEPSMLRGAGLCFVLGYLLDVMASAPPGLFTFVSVVLWLVSRVAGVRLTTQTLLTRMSLAFGFAVVEAFIVLTLLAIFGSDTRKPLEMLSLVLPRAASTAVFAPFVFSLAQRLHQAAVPGQAAAEATRQ, encoded by the coding sequence ATGCGCAACGTCGCCTTCATCGCCGTCGGATTCCTGCTACTGCTGGTGCAAGCCAACTTGTACCGCGTGCTCGGTCCCCTCGGACTGCACGGCGCAACGCCCAGCCTGGTGTTGCCGCTGCTGATTTTCCTGGGCGTGCACGAGCCGAGCATGTTGCGTGGCGCCGGGTTGTGCTTCGTGCTGGGCTATCTGTTGGACGTGATGGCGTCGGCGCCACCAGGGCTCTTCACTTTCGTATCGGTGGTGCTGTGGTTGGTGTCGCGTGTCGCGGGGGTGCGATTGACGACCCAGACCTTGCTCACCCGCATGAGCTTGGCATTCGGCTTTGCAGTGGTAGAGGCCTTCATCGTGCTCACTCTGCTTGCCATCTTCGGCTCCGACACGCGGAAGCCCCTCGAAATGCTCTCACTGGTGTTGCCGCGAGCAGCGAGCACAGCGGTGTTCGCTCCCTTCGTGTTCTCCCTCGCGCAGCGCCTGCACCAGGCTGCCGTGCCCGGGCAAGCTGCGGCGGAGGCGACCCGACAATGA
- the mreC gene encoding rod shape-determining protein MreC, whose amino-acid sequence MGSLKRYRDIAIVVLLLAVPFFFLRASIRRPEDMSVVDRAIMRVAAPLEYASAALARGLSSLVGDYVYLVDVRADNDKLAYENARLRAEVRRLKAQEAENKRLRRLLNLRETVGQETVSAVVVAKDTTEFFRVAHLTLDNPGAVVRPGMPVLSVDGTVGTVQRVAGDKVDVQLTVDSGFGVDVIVERTGARGFIRGVGDRSKYALRVEYVQRTDEVEENDLISTSGVGCRFPKGQPVARVKKVVKRDFGMYQTVEAEPTVDFSRLEEALIVLTDEKDCERGASARRPRGPR is encoded by the coding sequence GTGGGCTCGCTGAAACGCTACCGAGACATCGCCATAGTGGTTCTGCTGTTGGCAGTACCGTTCTTCTTCCTGCGCGCGAGCATTCGCCGCCCAGAGGATATGAGTGTCGTCGACCGCGCCATCATGCGTGTGGCTGCTCCCTTGGAGTACGCCTCGGCCGCTTTGGCGCGCGGGTTGTCTTCGCTCGTCGGCGACTACGTGTATCTGGTGGACGTGAGGGCGGACAATGACAAGCTGGCCTACGAAAACGCTCGCTTGCGTGCGGAGGTTCGGCGTCTGAAAGCTCAGGAGGCGGAGAACAAGCGCCTGCGCCGCTTGCTGAACCTGCGAGAGACCGTTGGCCAGGAGACCGTCAGTGCGGTGGTGGTAGCCAAGGACACGACGGAGTTCTTTCGAGTGGCGCACCTGACCCTCGACAACCCTGGCGCCGTGGTGCGTCCCGGAATGCCGGTGTTGTCCGTGGATGGCACCGTGGGCACGGTGCAGCGCGTGGCGGGGGACAAAGTGGACGTGCAGCTCACGGTGGACAGCGGCTTTGGCGTCGACGTGATCGTAGAGCGCACCGGCGCACGTGGCTTCATCCGCGGGGTGGGGGACCGCTCCAAGTACGCGCTGCGCGTGGAGTACGTGCAGCGGACCGACGAGGTGGAGGAAAACGATCTGATCTCGACCAGTGGTGTGGGCTGCCGCTTTCCCAAGGGACAGCCCGTGGCGCGGGTCAAGAAGGTGGTGAAGCGCGACTTCGGCATGTACCAAACCGTGGAGGCCGAGCCGACCGTGGATTTCTCGCGGCTCGAAGAAGCGCTGATCGTGCTGACGGACGAGAAGGACTGCGAGCGCGGAGCGAGCGCTCGCCGCCCGCGGGGCCCGCGCTGA
- a CDS encoding rod shape-determining protein, giving the protein MIFDWLYGLFSNDLAIDLGTATTLIYVKGKGIVSCEPSVVAVQRDARGDKKVLAVGREAKEMLGRTPGNIHAIRPLRDGVIADFEITEAMLRYFIARAHNRRTLVKPRIIICVPFGITEVEKRAVKESAESAGAREVYLIEEPMAAAIGAGLPITEPSGNMVVDIGGGTTEVAVISLAGIVYSQSVRVGGDKMDEAIVAYMKRKYNLAIGEQTAERIKITIGNAYQPEQQMTMEVKGRDMVAGIPKTVVVNSDEIREALSEPINAIVEAVLLALERTPPELAADIVDKGIVVTGGGALLKNIDVLLREETGLPVMVSDDPISAVVLGSGKTLDHIELLKEVTIG; this is encoded by the coding sequence ATGATCTTCGACTGGCTGTACGGCCTCTTTTCGAACGACCTCGCCATCGACCTCGGTACGGCGACGACGCTGATCTATGTGAAAGGCAAGGGGATCGTCAGCTGCGAACCTTCGGTGGTCGCGGTGCAACGTGACGCCCGTGGGGACAAGAAGGTCCTCGCGGTCGGCCGCGAGGCCAAGGAAATGCTCGGACGCACGCCGGGCAACATCCATGCGATCCGGCCGCTGCGGGACGGCGTCATCGCGGACTTCGAGATCACCGAGGCCATGCTGCGCTACTTCATCGCCCGGGCGCACAATCGGCGCACCTTGGTGAAGCCTCGAATCATCATTTGTGTGCCCTTTGGCATTACGGAAGTGGAAAAGCGCGCCGTCAAAGAAAGCGCCGAGAGTGCCGGGGCCCGAGAGGTGTACCTGATCGAAGAGCCCATGGCAGCGGCCATTGGCGCCGGGCTCCCCATCACCGAACCGAGCGGGAACATGGTGGTGGACATCGGCGGCGGCACCACGGAAGTCGCCGTGATTTCCCTGGCCGGTATCGTCTACTCCCAGAGCGTGCGCGTGGGCGGGGACAAGATGGACGAAGCCATCGTCGCCTACATGAAGCGCAAGTACAACTTGGCCATCGGCGAGCAAACCGCAGAGCGCATCAAGATCACCATCGGCAACGCCTACCAGCCGGAGCAGCAGATGACCATGGAGGTGAAGGGTCGCGACATGGTCGCGGGCATTCCCAAAACCGTGGTCGTCAACTCGGACGAGATTCGTGAGGCGCTGTCGGAACCCATCAACGCGATCGTGGAAGCGGTTTTGCTCGCTCTCGAGCGAACTCCTCCGGAACTGGCTGCGGATATCGTCGACAAAGGCATCGTGGTCACCGGTGGTGGCGCGTTGCTCAAGAACATTGACGTGCTGCTGCGTGAAGAGACGGGGCTGCCCGTCATGGTGAGTGACGACCCGATCAGCGCGGTCGTGCTCGGCAGCGGCAAGACCCTCGACCACATCGAGTTGCTCAAGGAAGTGACCATCGGCTAG
- a CDS encoding RNA-binding protein, translating into MSTEDERKLFVAGLPESMTEDVLRQLFEAAGSTVVDVSLPRHRDTGKPRGFGFVTLGSAEEASAARSNLDGSMHSGRSISVRPFKAEPPKREGPAAGGGGGGAAAGQDRTLYVGNLPFDATAEEVETLITSTGAGAVIRVHLPTGPDGRARGFGFVTMESNEAANAAIVALRERDLKGRKLMVNIAHPRGERPAGGGDRGGDRPPPRRDEGDRPPPRSFDSLPPASFGEPPPARAEAGRRWADKPDKKKQKKKKGRSERTEAPPKKGRFNPKSWEDWDDD; encoded by the coding sequence ATGTCGACCGAGGATGAGCGCAAGCTCTTCGTAGCAGGCTTGCCCGAATCCATGACCGAAGATGTACTGCGGCAGTTGTTCGAAGCGGCGGGGAGCACCGTCGTCGACGTTTCACTGCCGCGTCACCGCGATACCGGCAAGCCACGTGGCTTCGGGTTCGTGACACTAGGAAGCGCAGAGGAGGCGAGTGCGGCGCGTAGCAACCTCGACGGCTCCATGCACTCTGGCCGTTCGATCTCCGTACGGCCATTCAAGGCGGAACCGCCAAAACGCGAAGGACCCGCAGCAGGTGGCGGAGGTGGCGGTGCAGCGGCGGGGCAAGATCGCACGCTGTACGTCGGCAACTTGCCCTTTGACGCCACTGCGGAAGAAGTCGAAACGCTGATCACCTCTACGGGCGCTGGCGCGGTCATACGCGTCCATTTGCCCACCGGGCCTGACGGGCGCGCGCGCGGCTTCGGCTTCGTCACGATGGAGAGCAACGAAGCGGCCAACGCTGCGATCGTGGCGTTGCGTGAGCGCGACCTGAAGGGGCGCAAGCTGATGGTCAACATCGCTCACCCTCGGGGCGAGCGCCCGGCAGGCGGCGGCGACCGCGGCGGGGACCGTCCGCCTCCGCGACGCGACGAAGGCGACCGGCCTCCGCCGCGCAGCTTCGACAGTCTTCCTCCTGCCTCTTTCGGCGAACCCCCACCGGCCCGCGCCGAGGCTGGCCGCCGCTGGGCAGACAAGCCCGACAAGAAGAAGCAGAAGAAGAAGAAGGGGCGATCGGAACGGACGGAAGCTCCGCCGAAGAAGGGGCGCTTCAACCCCAAGTCGTGGGAAGACTGGGACGACGACTGA
- a CDS encoding diacylglycerol kinase family lipid kinase, translating into MQYRVVINPKAGGGRAGRQVSEISAAMRHKGLVHDVVHTRGPGDAARCVREARDDGIACVVIVGGDGTFNEACQAYVTEDGTPCAGPELALIPSGTGGDFRKTFDLPNDVEAAVNRLAKTSPRPLDLGVLRVTDAKGAPVSKAFLNITSFGIGGLTDRIVNESPKWMGGRAAFFLGTLRAMFVYRDVPTAILVDGEPWLEAPIFNVAIANGRFFGGGMMIAPNADPSDGLFDVVALANMNRPQVLALSSRIYKGAHLDARGVSATRGSKVEARPLRSRDEVLIDMDGETPGRLPLTATVAAGAIQLRA; encoded by the coding sequence ATGCAGTACCGAGTCGTCATCAATCCAAAGGCCGGCGGAGGCCGGGCCGGTCGCCAGGTCAGCGAGATTTCTGCGGCGATGCGCCACAAAGGGCTGGTGCACGACGTCGTCCACACCCGGGGCCCAGGGGATGCGGCCCGCTGCGTCCGCGAGGCACGAGACGATGGTATCGCCTGCGTGGTCATCGTGGGGGGAGACGGCACGTTCAACGAAGCATGTCAGGCCTACGTCACCGAGGACGGGACGCCCTGTGCCGGTCCCGAACTCGCACTGATCCCATCGGGGACCGGCGGGGACTTTCGGAAGACCTTCGATTTGCCCAATGACGTCGAGGCGGCCGTGAACAGACTAGCCAAAACGTCTCCCCGACCCTTGGACCTCGGGGTACTGAGAGTGACGGACGCCAAGGGCGCCCCGGTCAGCAAAGCTTTTCTGAACATCACCAGCTTTGGCATCGGTGGGCTGACCGACCGCATCGTCAACGAGAGCCCGAAGTGGATGGGTGGTCGCGCGGCATTCTTCCTCGGCACCTTGCGCGCGATGTTCGTTTACCGAGACGTCCCCACCGCCATTCTGGTCGACGGAGAGCCATGGCTCGAGGCGCCCATCTTCAACGTTGCCATCGCCAACGGGCGCTTTTTTGGGGGCGGCATGATGATCGCGCCGAATGCCGATCCAAGCGATGGTCTGTTCGACGTAGTGGCGCTAGCCAACATGAACCGTCCACAGGTGCTCGCCTTGTCCTCACGCATCTACAAAGGCGCTCACTTGGACGCTCGCGGCGTCAGCGCGACCCGTGGCTCCAAAGTGGAGGCACGTCCCTTGCGCAGTCGCGACGAGGTGTTGATCGACATGGACGGGGAAACCCCGGGACGCCTGCCCCTGACCGCAACCGTTGCCGCGGGCGCCATTCAACTGCGTGCCTGA
- a CDS encoding prolipoprotein diacylglyceryl transferase: MTPLLPYVQIGEWVLLDAHALGAGLPPAPLSIKPFGTLVAIGVYLGAILAVRQGRRLGFDEKTLVRFMMWIVAGGFLGGHVFDTLFYFPQRVLADPLSLLRLWEGLSSFGGFLGAFLGALAFRARFGGPTLPYMDVVASAFPTAWVFGRAGCSVAHDHPGVFSESWLAVPYPEGARFDLGILEMLWAVALALVFLRLRRRPRPWGFYLGTMCLSYAPFRFTLDFLRARDLRISDERYFDLTPAQWASVALAVVAVVVLRQALRSADQSARFAVPSPPVVPPA; this comes from the coding sequence GTGACTCCACTACTGCCCTACGTGCAGATTGGCGAGTGGGTGCTGCTCGATGCTCACGCTCTCGGCGCCGGGCTCCCGCCTGCCCCGCTGTCGATCAAGCCCTTTGGCACCTTGGTCGCGATCGGTGTCTATCTCGGCGCCATCCTGGCTGTGCGCCAAGGACGTCGCCTCGGTTTCGACGAGAAGACGCTCGTGCGCTTCATGATGTGGATCGTCGCCGGAGGCTTCCTTGGCGGACATGTGTTCGACACGCTGTTCTACTTCCCCCAGCGTGTGCTCGCGGATCCCCTGTCGCTGTTGCGCCTGTGGGAGGGGCTATCGAGCTTCGGTGGCTTCTTGGGCGCCTTCTTGGGAGCCCTGGCATTCCGCGCGCGCTTCGGCGGCCCGACCTTGCCCTACATGGACGTGGTTGCCAGTGCCTTCCCGACGGCCTGGGTATTTGGGCGGGCGGGATGTAGCGTGGCCCACGATCACCCCGGGGTGTTCAGCGAATCCTGGCTTGCGGTGCCGTATCCCGAGGGGGCCCGCTTCGATCTGGGCATTCTAGAAATGCTCTGGGCAGTTGCGCTCGCGCTCGTCTTTCTGCGCCTGCGTCGTCGGCCCCGTCCCTGGGGCTTTTACTTGGGAACGATGTGCCTCAGCTACGCACCGTTCCGCTTCACCTTGGACTTTCTGCGCGCAAGGGATCTGCGCATCTCCGACGAACGGTACTTCGACCTGACCCCAGCGCAGTGGGCGAGCGTGGCGCTCGCGGTCGTTGCCGTCGTCGTATTGCGCCAAGCGCTCCGCAGCGCCGACCAATCGGCGCGCTTCGCCGTGCCATCGCCGCCGGTCGTTCCGCCGGCCTGA
- a CDS encoding alpha/beta hydrolase-fold protein, with the protein MRLAASDRASATALVELRNLVQRWKRIEIPFITPGVDLARPVSGGAVSMPCVCTFQHRLPEPSFPSSFCCTAWAEIPKGVMDAFWTILRWRRRCLVRPGPYAHGNAFYRGPGEREALAAIDWALRTLPVDPARVAISGVSMGGTGTAHLALRYPEQFSAAAPLCGYHSYFVRRDTANRPLSEWERSRMRHWSPAEWAENGVLMPWWVAHGTRDFPLENSKVLIEALTRAGASLTQEWPDTGHAVWEKTYAGARLFPWLTRPASRKEPLVIVTDSYRYATRRHAAITRLGRPGRMARLSVQRVQDRLEVQTSDLEGFSLDADHWPNLTTLRIDGVDQPRGTGALQFKRGDGGGFRRGLSQPAPGEKQRGAEGPIRDVFNEAVVVSFGTERAELRIAAREIAQAWAERFGASADLPVQPDFELRDDAIRDQNLILVGTPSSHSWLRRFSSRLPLAVDDQSISVAQSRFRAKGLGAVFMMQSPLRQDRTWVVITAPDAAGLYLSRSLPALLPDFIVYDERVADAAGEQVLGTTPVLAAGFYDHAFKPQSLATGPRKEDGGS; encoded by the coding sequence TTGCGGCTGGCAGCATCCGATCGCGCTTCCGCGACGGCCCTGGTCGAGCTGCGCAACTTGGTCCAGCGGTGGAAGCGAATCGAGATCCCCTTCATCACGCCCGGCGTCGACTTGGCACGCCCCGTCAGTGGTGGCGCGGTGTCGATGCCATGCGTCTGCACGTTCCAGCATCGACTGCCGGAACCAAGCTTCCCCTCGTCGTTTTGCTGCACGGCCTGGGCGGAAATCCCTAAAGGCGTGATGGATGCGTTCTGGACGATACTTCGCTGGCGCCGAAGGTGCCTGGTTCGTCCTGGCCCCTACGCGCACGGCAACGCCTTCTACCGAGGCCCCGGCGAACGCGAAGCGCTGGCAGCGATCGACTGGGCCCTGCGCACGTTGCCCGTCGACCCCGCGCGGGTGGCGATCAGCGGCGTGAGCATGGGTGGTACGGGAACGGCACATCTCGCGTTGCGCTACCCGGAGCAGTTCAGCGCTGCGGCTCCGCTCTGCGGCTACCACAGCTACTTCGTTCGCCGCGACACCGCCAATCGTCCGCTTTCCGAGTGGGAGAGGAGCCGCATGCGCCACTGGTCTCCGGCGGAGTGGGCCGAAAACGGTGTGCTCATGCCCTGGTGGGTTGCGCACGGGACCCGCGACTTCCCCCTCGAGAACTCCAAAGTGCTGATCGAAGCGCTCACCCGAGCGGGTGCTTCCCTCACCCAGGAGTGGCCCGACACGGGGCACGCGGTCTGGGAGAAGACTTACGCAGGCGCGCGCCTGTTCCCCTGGCTCACGCGCCCTGCCAGCCGCAAGGAACCGCTCGTGATCGTGACCGACAGCTATCGCTATGCGACTCGGCGTCACGCAGCGATCACGCGACTGGGGCGGCCCGGGCGCATGGCGCGCCTGTCGGTGCAGCGAGTCCAAGACCGGCTCGAAGTGCAAACCAGCGACCTGGAGGGCTTCAGCCTCGACGCGGATCATTGGCCCAACCTGACCACCCTGCGCATCGATGGTGTGGATCAGCCGCGCGGCACGGGCGCACTTCAGTTCAAGCGCGGCGATGGTGGTGGATTCCGGCGCGGGCTGTCGCAACCCGCGCCGGGGGAGAAGCAGCGCGGGGCCGAGGGCCCGATTCGCGACGTCTTCAACGAAGCAGTCGTCGTGAGCTTCGGTACCGAGCGCGCTGAACTGCGCATCGCAGCACGGGAAATTGCTCAGGCTTGGGCCGAGCGTTTCGGCGCGTCCGCGGACTTGCCCGTGCAACCGGATTTCGAACTCCGCGACGACGCCATCCGCGACCAGAACCTGATCTTGGTGGGAACCCCCTCGAGTCACAGTTGGCTTCGTCGTTTTTCCTCGCGCCTGCCCCTCGCTGTGGACGATCAGTCGATCAGCGTGGCTCAGTCGCGTTTTCGCGCCAAAGGGCTCGGAGCGGTCTTCATGATGCAGAGCCCCCTGCGTCAGGACCGAACTTGGGTAGTCATCACGGCCCCAGATGCGGCAGGGCTCTACCTCTCCCGTTCGTTGCCGGCCCTCTTGCCGGACTTCATCGTGTACGACGAACGGGTCGCGGACGCTGCGGGGGAGCAGGTGCTCGGCACCACTCCGGTGCTGGCCGCCGGCTTCTACGACCACGCCTTCAAGCCGCAGTCGCTCGCGACTGGACCGCGGAAGGAAGACGGCGGTTCGTGA